Part of the Ignavibacteriales bacterium genome is shown below.
ATCATTTCAACTTTTTCAATGTCTTCTTCCTTTAATCTGTTCCGTTGTTTTTCCACTTCTTCAGCGCGAACATCTTCGAATAATTGCCTAAGCGTAACAATTGTTGGTGTAACTTCTAAAGAATTATACCAACCGAAAAGAGCCACAAGTTCTTCCATAATAATTTGCTGGACTTTTGGAATTTCCCCCTGCCGCTTTTTCATGTTTTGATCGACGATTATTTTTAGAGAATCAATATCATGATAAAAAGCATTTTCGATTGATCTAACACGTGGATCAATATCGCGGGGAACAGCAATATCCATCAGGATTGTTGCACTAAAATTTTTTCTTTTCATTGCAGCCTGCACATCATCGTAGCTTAACATTAAGTCCGGGGAACTTGTTGCGCTAATTATAATATCATAATCCTGCAAGTACTCTCTGAAATACTGGAATGGAAGAATCTTTGCATGAATTTCATCAGCAAGTTTTTCTGCTTTGGATAAAGTTCTGTTTGTTACAGCAAGATTTTTGATTCCTTTATCGCGTAAATGTTTAGCTGCTAATTCACCAGTTTCACCCGTTCCAATTACAAGAGCTGATTTTTTATTCAGATGCGAAAAAATCTTTTCTATTAATTGAACGGCAGCATAACTAACGGTTATTGCGCCATCGCTTATTTCAGTTTCTGTCTTAGCGCGTTTGCCAACGTGTATTGCCGAATCAAAAATCCTTCTTAATAAAAATCCAGCAAAGTCAAAATCTTCAGAAAGCTGGAAAGATTCTTTTACTTGCCCAAGAATTTGATTATCACCTACCAAAAGAGAATCAATACCGCCAGCGACTTTAAATAAATGATTTACTGCACCGCACGAAAAAAAATTCTGGAAATTTTCTTGTGTTAAGGAACCAACGGGTTTCCGTTCAATTAGAAATTTCTGTAAATCTTTAAAGTTTGTTTGTGGATTAATCGGAAGTCCGTAAACTTCCGTTCTGTTACAGGTAGAAATAATAAATCCTTCGTTAAAAAGATTTCCCTTTAATTCTTTTAGAAATTCCTTTATCTCTTCCACGTTAAGATGAAGAGCTTCTCTTAATTCAACTGGTGCTGTGCGATGATTTATGCTTACTGCTAATAAATTCATAATAATTTTGTAATGTAGATTACTAATCCATACTACTTTTTAATAAAACGAGTGAAAACTCTTTGCCAAAAAATTTGTTAAAATGGTGGAAAAAATTGCGATCAAAAATCCAACTATAGAAAAAACAATTACTTTCTTTCCTTTTAATTTACCCACAACTTTGCTCGCTATTCCTATACCGTACATTAACCAAATAAGAGCAGTGCCAACCAATTTTGGATCCAGATAAGTAAAGTTTGGGAACGCAGTTGGTAGCCAGATAATTCCAATAGTAATTGCAACCGAAAGAAGAACAAACCCAATTACCGCAGCGTAGTAACTAAGCTCCTCCATAATCTCCAAACTTGGTAACCGCTCAAAGATTAATCCAAACTTATTTAATTTTATTTTTTTATAAAGGATTAGATAAAGCAATCCATAAACGGCAGAAATAGTAACTCCGGAATACCCCAGAAGTGCGCTTATTACATGCAAACCAAGCAGCCTGTTGCGCAAAACTTCTTTAACTTCGGTTAAATCCTGAATAAATACAGAAGAGATAAGCTGAAAAAGAATCGAAAAAATAATTATAAATAAACCGGTTCCCCGAACATCTGTAAATAACTCGAGTATAAAATATGAGCAACTGAGAGAGAAAGCCAGAATAGTAAAAATTTCAAAAACATTTGTAATTGGCGGGTGGTTAAACTCGATTGTTCTTGTTAGTAAATAGAATGTATGAAAGATTAAAGTTGCAAAAAGGAAAATTCTTTTTGCGTTTGCTAACCGTTTTGTGCCTAATAAGAAGTCGTATAAATAAACCGAAAAGGTAGTGGCGTACAAAATTGGCAGAATAATGTTTAATATTTTTACTGTTGAGTACATATTCCCTTGCTAATTAACTTTACTAAAGTTACAGAAACAACCTTGGATTATCAATCCTAACATAGACCCACCGGTCATTTTAGTGTAGCAACAATTTATTGATTAAATAAATTCAATTTCTATTTGAAGTAGAATGGTAATTAGCTTAAATTTGTGTTAGAAAATTACTTGTCGAGAATTGACACCGAGAATTTATTTTGTGAGGAAAAAACGATGGAAGAACAGTCAAAACCAAAATTGTTAGTTGTGGAAGACGACTTTGAGAATCAAAAATTTTTACAGATTTTCTTAAAACGTAAATTCGAAGTTCATATTTGTGACTCTGAAGAAACATTTTACGCGAAATTGAATAATGAAAAGTTTGATATTATTTTAATGGATATTTCCCTCCGTGGAAAAAAAGATGGCTTACAGCTTACACGCGAATTAAGGAAGCTTCCTGATTATAAAAACCTGCCTATCGTTGGACTTTCTGCTCATGCATTTCAAAAAGATAAAGATAATGCTTACAATGCCGGGGTTGATGTTTTTCTAACCAAACCAGTTCAGAATGATGTGCTGATGGAAAGTTTGGTGAAAACACTTGAAGAAAAATCGGATGTACATTAAATCTATTTTACAGGATTTTTCCAATAAAAATTTACTTTCTAATTACAAATAAACTTAATATTAATTAGCAAATTACTTTTCATATGCTGTTTACAAAAGAAAACTATATTGGACTTCTTTTTGGACAGTCGTGTTTTTACAAATCTTTAAGAATCTCCTTAAACTTGTTTTCAATTAATTAAGAATGATAAATTTTATACATAAATGTAACAATTCAGCCTTTCTTGTCGTCTAAAGTTTTGAAAGTTAAAAAAAACATGGAAATTATTGTTGGTATTATGTTTGCCTATTTCATAGCTGACTTTTAACAAACAGGAGAAAAAATGTACAAATATTTACTTGCCGTTTTATTCTTAATAACTCTTTGCTTTACTAAAACCGGTTTTGCGCAGGAAGAAGACTCCACCAATACGGAAGAAACATGGGATAACGATGATTGGAATTTTGAAAGTGATAGTAAAGATTCAGAATGGATGGATTTTGAATT
Proteins encoded:
- a CDS encoding response regulator, whose product is MEEQSKPKLLVVEDDFENQKFLQIFLKRKFEVHICDSEETFYAKLNNEKFDIILMDISLRGKKDGLQLTRELRKLPDYKNLPIVGLSAHAFQKDKDNAYNAGVDVFLTKPVQNDVLMESLVKTLEEKSDVH
- the hemA gene encoding glutamyl-tRNA reductase, translating into MNLLAVSINHRTAPVELREALHLNVEEIKEFLKELKGNLFNEGFIISTCNRTEVYGLPINPQTNFKDLQKFLIERKPVGSLTQENFQNFFSCGAVNHLFKVAGGIDSLLVGDNQILGQVKESFQLSEDFDFAGFLLRRIFDSAIHVGKRAKTETEISDGAITVSYAAVQLIEKIFSHLNKKSALVIGTGETGELAAKHLRDKGIKNLAVTNRTLSKAEKLADEIHAKILPFQYFREYLQDYDIIISATSSPDLMLSYDDVQAAMKRKNFSATILMDIAVPRDIDPRVRSIENAFYHDIDSLKIIVDQNMKKRQGEIPKVQQIIMEELVALFGWYNSLEVTPTIVTLRQLFEDVRAEEVEKQRNRLKEEDIEKVEMITKRIINKLLHQPTIELKKLSETGINTQETAAVITAIRNIFGLNGSNNREK
- the ccsA gene encoding cytochrome c biogenesis protein CcsA gives rise to the protein MYSTVKILNIILPILYATTFSVYLYDFLLGTKRLANAKRIFLFATLIFHTFYLLTRTIEFNHPPITNVFEIFTILAFSLSCSYFILELFTDVRGTGLFIIIFSILFQLISSVFIQDLTEVKEVLRNRLLGLHVISALLGYSGVTISAVYGLLYLILYKKIKLNKFGLIFERLPSLEIMEELSYYAAVIGFVLLSVAITIGIIWLPTAFPNFTYLDPKLVGTALIWLMYGIGIASKVVGKLKGKKVIVFSIVGFLIAIFSTILTNFLAKSFHSFY